One Phaseolus vulgaris cultivar G19833 chromosome 4, P. vulgaris v2.0, whole genome shotgun sequence DNA window includes the following coding sequences:
- the LOC137838533 gene encoding uncharacterized protein: MWEPLSAKLKTIAEDIPAIITRAVESSTRKLQDDLFNLKTENSTMRVEVEKLSFNLTLAEIEHSRVEDAMSTELRLAHKEATELRHKVQQLAQEKIELERKIVPYRVKVTDLEALIKTDAVKVKKLEQRSADREILLGKVEKARDDAIAELDEANKKNGELAAKLGKVQAESSKVAEDLLQAQEINEQLKKQVEELEQQNKGLKEQAEGLEKQIEELKKQIEDLNLSSAQILAAGFEAAREQFACLFPDLDLSMVSLNNEVVDGKVVPAED, translated from the coding sequence atgtgggagcctttatctgctaagctgaagacgatagcagaagacatccccgccATCATCACCAGAGCCGTGGAGAGCTCCACTAGAaaactccaggacgacctcttcaaccttaaaactgaaaacagcaccatgagggtcgaggtggagaagctGTCCTTTAacctgacactcgcggagattgaacactcccgagtagaggacgcaatgagcaccgagctcagattggcgcacaaggaggccactgaactcCGCCATAAAGTGCAgcaacttgctcaagaaaagatcgaactagagagaAAGATTGTGCCCTATCGCGTCAAGGTgactgacctggaggctctcataaaaaccGACGCCGTCAAGGTGAAAAAGCtagagcaaaggtcagccgaccgggagATCCTCCTTGGcaaggtggagaaggcgagggatgacgccatcgCTGAGCTCGACGAAGCCAATAAGAAAAATGGGGAGCTTGCAGCTAAACTGGGCAAGGTGCAAGCAGAATCCtcgaaggttgctgaagaccttctccaggctcaagaaatcaatgaacaactcaagaagcaagttgaggagctggagcagcagaataagggaTTGAAAGAACAAGCTGAAGGACTcgagaaacagattgaagagcttaagaagcaaattgaagatcTCAATCTGAGTTCCGCCCAAATTCtagctgctggattcgaggctgccAGGGAACAGTTCGCTTGCTTGTTCcctgatctggatctcagcatggtgtctctaaacaatgaggtggtggatggaaaagtggtgcccgccgaagactAG
- the LOC137838534 gene encoding uncharacterized protein — MEDPEAHLTAFHTQMMLVGGSDAVRCKLFMSTLTGMTMDWFISLPDGDITSFAQLSQLFREQYLANRAPPPVSYDLFDVKQYQGETLKECINRFGAQVVKVGTTEEPMIVYAFRKGVCPRPFCESIIRNRPRTFAEIRRRAVEHIATEGEVSEKRISVAPTRPRASSRSQPARVNEATTGRKNQDRKRPYEARRPQTRGRAEGR; from the coding sequence ATGGAAGATCCCGAAGCACATCTCACtgcattccacacgcagatgatgttggtaggcggctccgacgccgtaaggtgcaagctctttatgagcacgttGACTGGGATgaccatggactggttcatcagccttccagatggCGATATCACATCTTTCGCACAGCTTTCCCAGCTATTCAGGGAGCAGTACCTAGCAAACAGAGCTCCACCACCGGTTTcgtacgacctgtttgacgtaAAGCAGTATCAAGGCGAAACCTTGAAGGAAtgtatcaatcgcttcggagcccAAGTGGTGAAAGTTGGTACCACAGAGGAGCCCATGATCGTCTACGCGTTCAGAAAGGGGGTGTGCCCTAGGCCTTTCTGTGAGTCaatcatccgcaaccgccccCGAACTTTTgctgagataaggcgtcgcgcTGTAGAACACATCGCCACTGAGGGCGAGGTAAGCGAGAAGCGCATAAGTGTGGCACCCACACGCCCAAGAGCATCATCGCGTTCACAACCCGCCAGGGTCAACGAGGCCACTACGGGAAGGAAGAATCAGGACAGGAAGCGCCCATACGAGGCGAGGAGGCCCCAGACCAGGGGTCGAGCAGAGGGCCGGTAA